The Arachis hypogaea cultivar Tifrunner chromosome 14, arahy.Tifrunner.gnm2.J5K5, whole genome shotgun sequence genome has a segment encoding these proteins:
- the LOC140178492 gene encoding uncharacterized protein: MSYIWALKHLGSQKLRETGRVKDSTRSTVEEQVAKFLHIIGHNVKTRTMSFFFHRLGETISRHFHNVLHAILSLERDFFKQPSGEEVPYEILNNSRFYLFFKDCIGAIDETHSRVKVLSGWEGTASDSRILKDALSKEYLLRIPEGKFYLGDAGFMLKPGILTPYRGVRYHLKEYSIREPQNPKKLFNHRHSSLRNVIERCFGVLKKRFPIIARDTEPYYSFETMRDIFLACYILHNFLMGIDVDQSIIDVVDRKLLQECNIDRSQPNQ, encoded by the exons ATGTCATACATATGGGCCCTGAAGCATTTAGGCAGTCAGAAGTTAAGAGAAACTGGTAGAGTAAAGGATTCAACTCGTTCTACGGTTGAAGAGCAAGTCGCTAAATTCCTACATATTATAGGGCATAATGTGAAAACTAGAACCATGTCTTTCTTCTTCCACCGCTTAGGGGAGACAATTAGTCGTCACTTTCACAATGTTCTACATGCTATTCTATCGTTAGAGAGAGACTTCTTCAAGCAACCATCTGGTGAGGAAGTTCCTTATGAAATACTTAATAATAGTCGATTCTATCTGTTTTTTAAG GATTGCATTGGAGCCATAGATGAAACTCATAGTCGTGTGAAG GTGTTGTCCGGTTGGGAAGGAACTGCCTCTGACTCAAGAATTTTGAAAGATGCTTTAAGTAAGGAATATCTACTTCGAATTCCCGAAG GAAAATTTTATCTAGGCGATGCTGGATTCATGCTGAAGCCTGGGATACTTACACCATATAGAGGTGTTCGGTATCACCTGAAAGAGTATTCAATACGTGAGccacaaaatcctaaaaaactattCAACCACCGACATTCTTCATTAAGAAATGTCATTGAAAGATGTTTTGGAGTTCTAAAGAAAAGATTTCCAATTATAGCTCGCGACACTGAACCTTATTATTCATTTGAAACTATGAGAGACATTTTTTTGGCATGTTATATACTGCATAACTTTTTGATGGGTATTGATGTTGATCAATCTATAATTGATGTGGTTGATCGAAAATTGCTACAAGAATGCAATATAGATAGATCACAACCAAATCAATAA
- the LOC112740279 gene encoding probable pectinesterase 67 translates to MASSFHASSAIISSIIVSIIILICMPCSAFGFINEKEVIDAPLLTQKLGINRTIKVDINGNGDFKSVQAAIDSIPEGNSNWVIVHVRKGVYRERVHIPKTKRYIFMRGNGKGRTAIVWSQSSSDNIDSATFKVEARDFIAFGISFKNEAPTGIAYTSQNQSVAAFVAADKIAFYHCAFFSTHNTLFDYKGRHYYESCYIQGSIDFIFGRGRSIFEGCEIFVIDDKRVTIHGSITAQNRESEREISGFIFNKCRVYGIGGVYLGRAKGPYSRTIFAHSYLSKTVVPEGWTNWSYDGPTKNLYHAEYKCYGPGATREGRASWSRQLSDQEVASFLSVDYIDGKNWLPAWH, encoded by the exons ATGGCTTcttcttttcatgcttcttcagcAATAATATCATCCATAATAGTGTCAATAATTATTCTCATTTGCATGCCATGTTCTGCTTTTGGCTTTATTAATGAGAAAGAGGTTATAGATGCTCCTTTGTTAACACAAAAGTTAGGAATTAATCGCACCATCAAAGTAGATATTAATGGCAATGGGGACTTCAAATCTGTTCAAGCTGCCATTGATTCCATTCCCGAAGGGAATTCCAATTGGGTCATTGTCCATGTTAGGAAAGGAGTATACAG AGAAAGGGTACACATACCAAAGACTAAGCGTTACATATTCATGAGAGGGAATGGAAAGGGAAGAACAGCCATAGTTTGGTCTCAAAGCTCCTCCGATAACATTGATTCTGCTACCTTCAAAGTTGAAGCCCGTGATTTCATTGCATTTGGAATTAGCTTCAAG AACGAAGCACCAACGGGTATTGCATATACCTCACAGAATCAATCGGTGGCAGCATTTGTGGCTGCAGATAAAATTGCATTTTACCATTGTGCATTTTTCAGTACTCATAACACTCTCTTTGATTACAAAGGCAGACACTACTATGAGTCTTGCTACATTCAAGGCTCAATTGATTTCATTTTTGGCCGTGGCAGATCCAtctttgag GGGTGTGAGATATTTGTAATTGATGACAAAAGGGTCACAATTCATGGGTCAATCACAGCACAAAACAGGGAGAGTGAACGAGAGATAAGTGGATTCATATTCAATAAATGCAGGGTTTATGGCATTGGTGGGGTGTACCTAGGAAGGGCTAAGGGTCCTTATTCTAGGACCATTTTTGCTCACTCTTATCTCTCCAAGACGGTTGTTCCTGAGGGTTGGACGAATTGGAGCTATGATGGTCCCACAAA GAATCTGTATCATGCTGAGTACAAGTGCTATGGACCAGGAGCCACAAGAGAGGGAAGAGCTTCATGGTCAAGACAACTTAGTGATCAAGAAGTTGCTTCATTTTTGTCTGTTGATTACATAGATGGCAAGAATTGGTTGCCAGCGTGGCACTAA
- the LOC112742280 gene encoding uncharacterized protein At4g02000-like: MAETTRDEDRIEEDNLKGGRNVILLEEADISKGINACSNSLYGRLFASKTFSIGTMGNALKAIWGNPEGFSVSDKWDNSFQFFFNKEMDVLRVERGSPWLFKDYVLHVKRWKEDQICDEEIISNFPVWVQFWGLPESFKTLEVGRKLGENLGTVLEVGKFQMRGRKTRIVKAKINIDATRQVIDQLIVAGPNKKEVEVALRYERLGKFCTYCAKLGHEVKNFHDLLKDTESEMVKEDDIGEWVKASQVGTRIYSEGERTFNKLNSKPE, encoded by the coding sequence ATGGCTGAGACAACGAGGGATGAAGATCGGATCGAGGAAGACAACCTGAAAGGAGGTAGGAATGTGATTCTACTGGAAGAGGCAGACATATCAAAAGGTATTAACGCTTGCTCCAATAGTCTCTATGGCAGACTCTTTGCTTCCAAAACCTTCTCAATTGGAACCATGGGGAATGCTTTAAAGGCTATATGGGGAAACCCAGAAGGATTTAGCGTGAGTGACAAATGGGATAATTCCTTccaattcttttttaataaagaaatgGATGTCTTGCGTGTTGAACGTGGTTCTCCATGGCTATTCAAAGATTATGTGCTCCATGTCAAGAGATGGAAGGAAGATCAGATCTGTGATGAAGAGATTATTTCCAATTTTCCAGTTTGGGTTCAATTTTGGGGTTTGCCAGAATCGTTTAAAACCCTCGAAGTTGGACGTAAATTGGGAGAGAATCTGGGCACAGTGTTAGAGGTAGGTAAATTTCAGATGCGAGGTAGAAAAACTAGGATTGTGAAAGCCAAAATCAATATCGATGCTACCAGGCAAGTGATAGATCAGTTAATAGTGGCAGGACCTAATAAAAAGGAGGTAGAAGTGGCACTGCGCTATGAGAGACTTGGAAAGTTCTGTACCTATTGCGCAAAATTGGGGCACGAGGTGAAAAACTTCCATGATCTGCTGAAGGACACAGAGAGTGAGATGGTAAAAGAGGATGACATTGGCGAATGGGTTAAAGCTAGCCAAGTGGGAACGCGAATCTACTCTGAAGGAGAAAGAACATTCAACAAACTCAACTCAAAACCAGAATAA